CCCGCCGAGACCCACGGCTGGCGAGATGGATACATCAACACAAACGCCAATAGCTTGACCGCGAAAAAACAGCTGGCGGCGATAAAGCCTATGTGCAGGCCGGAAACGGACAATATGTGCGCCGTGCCCGCCCTGGAGAACGCCTGCCGGATTTCCGGCGTTATCAACCCGTCATCCCCAAGGATAAGCGCCATGTTCAAGGCCGTGGCCAAAGGATCGGCGGATCGCAGGTTGGCCCCCAGTTTCCCCCGCAACCGCTCCAGAGGCCTGCGCCAGTTGGACAGGGTGTCTATCTTTACTATCCGCGACTGGCTGGAAACGAGGAAATCGCCATCCAGCTCCCGGTCTTTTAAATAAGCGTCATAATCCCAGCCATGGATGTTGCGGAACCCGTGGGGACGCCGGTATTTTGCGCCGGTGATTAATAACTCGTCGCCCGGCAGAAACGCTCTTGAATCGTCGTTATTGCCTTGCCGCGCATTCCAGCGGAGGAGCCCCTCTGCCTTGCCGCCGTTCACTGAAATGACCCTGACGATATACCGGACGCCTCTTGGGCGGGTTGAATCCAGTGATAGCACCTCTACAAGCGCGGTGAATTTGCCATCAGGCGACTGGGAGCGGATGTTTTCTTCAGGAATGGGGCGGTTATCGTTGGCCATGATGGCGTTAACGCCGCCTAGGAGCGCGATGAGGAAAAGGGCTTTCAACTCCAGAGGCGCCCGCCACAGAAAGAAAAAGAGAATTGTGGCGGCAAGCGCCAACACAGGACCCTCTACCGCGCCGGACCGGCCAAAAAGGATTCCGCCGGCGAAGAAAAGGGAGAAAATGAGAGCCGGAGGAAGGATTTCTCCGGCAGGTTGGTTTTTCGCCCCGTTATTTTCCTCCAAACACCCCAAATCCCCGTTTAAAGAGGTTTAAATGGTGACGGCCAGATCCCCCATCCGGCGGAACCTTCCCCGGCGGTGCTCCACCAGTTCCCTTGGAGACATGCGGCCCAGTTCCATCAAGTGGCGGCGAAGGACCCGGCGCAATATATGGGCCGCCTTGTCGTGGTCCCTATGGGCCCCACCCAGCGGCTCTTTTACGATTTCGTCTATCAGCCCTATATCCAGAAGATATTTGGGGGTTATACCTAAAGCCTCGGCGGCGTCTTCCACTTTTTCCGCGTTGCTCCAGAGAATCGCGGCGCACCCCTCGGGGCTTATTACCGAGTAAACCGAATTCTCCAGCATCAGAGTGCGGTTACCCACACCCAGCGCCAGCGCCCCGCCGGAGCCACCCTCACCGATAACCACGCAGATTATCGGGATTTTCAGGGAAGACATCTCGAAAAGGTTCCTGGCGATGGCTTCAGACTGGCCCCGCTCCTCCGCCCCCACGCCCGGATAAGCCCCGGGCGTGTCCAGCAGGGTGATGACGGGCACACGGAATTTCTCCGCCATTTTCATAAGACGCAAAGCCTTCCGGTACCCTTCCGGCTGGCCCATGCCGAAATTGCGGTGGATTTTTTCCCCGGTGGTACGCCCCTTCTGGTTGCCGATTACCATCACCGGCGACCCGTCGAACATTGTGAACCCGCCGACTATGGAATTGCAGTCCCCAAAAGCCCTGTCCCCATGTAACTCGATAAAACCCGTGGTCATGTTCCGGATATAGTCCAGGGTATAGGGCCGCAAAGGGTGCCTGGCCAGCCGGGTCCTTTGCCATGCGGTGAGCTTTGAGAATATGTCATGCCGAAGACGGTTGAGCTTCTTGTGTTTCTTCCTTATTTCCGGGGAGCGGTCCACCCCGTTAATAAGGCTCTCTTCCTTAATCCTCTCAATCTCGCCCTCAAGGGCAAGCATCGGGGACTCAAAATCAAGAATCTGAACGACCATTGGGATTTTTCTGATGTAGTAATTACAATGACCTAACCAACTAATAAAGTATAACAGATATGGTTTCTGGTTAAACCTATTTTCAAAACGCTCAAAGTTGGGTAGCTGTAACAATCGGGCACAAGGTTCCCCCGGCCCAAGGGCCAAGTCCTCCCGGAAATACCACTTTTAGAATTAACGCCTTTTGAGCTTGAACTTCGCGGGCGCGGCGAATATCATATTTTCTCATTTCATGTCCAACAGCTGGTTTAAATCATGAATCTGGGAAAGATAAGCTCATATTTCGGGGAAGGCACCACACTCCGGGGTTCTTTGAAGTTTAAAGGCGTACTCCGTTTCGATGGTGATTTTGAAGGGGACGTGATCACCGAAGACACCTTCATCGTCGGTGAAACCGGGAAAGTGAAAGCCGGGCTGAAGGTGGGCAATCTTTATAACTTCGGCCGTATAGTTGGCGATGTGGACGCCGGGAAAGGCGTTTCCCTGCATTCCAACAGCAGTCTGGAAGGGAATGTGAAAACCCCATCCCTGGTCACCGAGGAATGGGCTTTTTTCCAGGGTTCCTGCGCAATGCCGTTCCGTGAGCGGCCCGCGCCCCAGGAAAAACAGAGCGGCGGCGCCAAGACCGTTACAGCTTCGGAGTTTACCTCGCCGCTGGAGACGGGATCGGCGCCAGAGGGGGAAATTTCCGCGCTGTCTTTCTTCCTGCCGGACAAAAAATGGTTGATGGGCGGGGGTGTTATTTTTGTGATACTGGCCCTTTGGGTTATATTCAGCGGCGATGGCGGATCCAAAGAAGGCGATGTGGCTTCCCAGGCTGAAACGGAGCAATCAACCCAACCCCAACAGGCCGGAGTTGAACAGCAAGCCTCTGGCGCCATGAGCGCTGTATCCGAGCAGGACATAGCCAGGCTTAAAAAAGAAATAGAGCGGGGCGCTAAAACCGCCGAGCCTTACCTTACCCTGTCCCGCATCTACTTGGACAAGAAGGGATATAAAGATTCCATCCAAACCCTTGAGCAGGGAGTGGCCTCTCTGCCGAACAACGAAGAAATAAGGCTGTTGCTAGCCCAAATCCTGCACAGGACGGGCCGGGAGAAAGATGCCCTGAAGCATTTTGTGACCGTAGCCCAGATAAACCCGAACTCGCCCGAAGCCCTGAACAACGTGGCGTTCCAGAAGGTGGATGGGGCGTCGCTGAACCAGGCTGGTGAGCTTTTCAGGAAGGCTTTAGATAAAGACCCGGCCAATTTCCGGGCCAGGCTTGGCATGGCCATCGTTTACAGCAAGCAGGAGGAGAACGAAAAGGCTGTCAACGAATGCCAGAACATATTAAAAGAGGCCGATGATTACGCCCCTGCGCAAAACCGGCTGGCCTGGATTTTCGCCAAACAGGGGATAAACCTGCCCGAGGCGTTGAAACTTTCGGAAAAATCGTTGTCCATTTTCGACAATATCCCGGAATACCTGGATACCCTGTCGGAGGTTCATTACCGGAACGGCAACTATGAAGAGGCCGTTAACACCATCAAGAAGGCCATTGCGCTGGTGCCTAACGACCCTTATTACAAACGCCAGCTTTTCAAATTCCAGCGGTCTTTGAAAGGCTAGCCGCCCAATAAGCGGGAATTGCGGGTTAACAGGGGTTAACCCTCCAGGGCTGGCGCCATTGCGCCAGAACCTATTTTTTCGTTCCTGAACCGCTGTCCACAATAAAAACTCCCGCCGGTAGTGGAAACAAGGCTGGCGGGAGTTTATAATTAATAAAAATGGGTTAAGTAACATAACCTTGTCCTATGCGACAGGGTGGATGGTTATTTGAGGCGATTAAGCTATACCGTGGTGTGATGTGCGGGTATTAAATAACATCCTACGGGTATTGAGGGAGAACGGGCAGTTATGGGTGATTCTGCTCATACCTGCCTTGGTGATTAGCGCGGCGGCCGCAGGCCATATTTATTATGAGCGGCATCGCCCCAAGAACGAAGTCATCGTCATTGATGAAGGCGCGGATGAAGGACTGTCCGCCCGCAACGGGCTGGTAGAACAACTGCGCAAGGCCCCTTTCAACGAGTTGCTCACCGTTTATAACGCCGAAATGTCCATCTTGCGGGACACTTACACCTATTTCAACCTTCTACCCACGCTCAACGATGTCCGCCGGGAGATGGATGAGCTTTACGGCTCCGAGGACGAGAATGCCCTGCGGGAGTTTGTTATAGGCGGCTACTTTTTCTCCAGGGAGGAGTATCGCCAGGCGGCCCGTCATTACAAGCAGGCCGCAAAGACACTGGAAACCCCCTCCACTTACCTCATGCTTGGATTGGCGTTGCGCACCGTGGGGGAGGAGGTGGATTCATACTACTCCTATGTCCGCCTTATGGAACTGGGGGCCAAACTTAAAAGCAAATCAGTGATGACACGGGCTGAACAGCTTTTAGACCGGTCGGTGGGCAAGACCCAGGCCATGCTGATAGTCAGCATGATAATAGGAGCCATCATTTCAACGGGGATTGTGATAGTGATGTACATAACCTACCGGCGCATCACAAACAAGGAGAAGCGCGGCGGAATGGTTATCCCCTATTCCCAGCGCCATTTCTTCACCATAAAGATCCGCGAGGCCGATGAGACGGCGCTGGATTTTATAGAGGAAGAAATAGAAAGTGTCCGCCTCAAGGTTGTGGACAGCTTGAACGGCCTTCCCCAGGCTGAAAAGCGATGCTCATTGCTGGCTCCGGTGCGCCGCCTTTCGGATGTGCGCCGTGAACTGGCTGTGGCCCGCGCCAACGGACTCAATGGGATAAACCAGACTTTGCTGGAAAGGGAATTCTTATTGGGCGGGTTCAATTTCGCGCTGGAAGACCATTCCGCGGCCCTCCGGCATTACAACACCGCCATTGGGCTATTAAACCTCCCTTCGTTCCACATAATGCTCGCCTTAGCCCTGATGGCCTGCAGGCGGTACGATGCGGCCTCCAGGGCGCTGGGAAGGGCTTCGGCGGCGGCGGCAAACCTGAATCTGCTGGAGGACGTGGAGCCGGATACAAAAGCCGTAATGGAATTGATCCCGGTAAATGGGGGACGGAATGTTTTTTGGAAGATGGATACCGGTACTGAGTGACGGCTAACCGAGAAGGTCTTTAAGAAGAAGGGCGTATTCCTCATCCACCAAATCCCGCTTCATGCCCGAAAAATCCGAACCGGTGGTTATTTTGGTTAAAATCCACCTCTTGCGATCCTCGGAGGATTTCTTATCCACCACGGCCCGGAACTGG
This DNA window, taken from Nitrospinota bacterium, encodes the following:
- a CDS encoding acetyl-CoA carboxylase carboxyltransferase subunit alpha, whose product is MVVQILDFESPMLALEGEIERIKEESLINGVDRSPEIRKKHKKLNRLRHDIFSKLTAWQRTRLARHPLRPYTLDYIRNMTTGFIELHGDRAFGDCNSIVGGFTMFDGSPVMVIGNQKGRTTGEKIHRNFGMGQPEGYRKALRLMKMAEKFRVPVITLLDTPGAYPGVGAEERGQSEAIARNLFEMSSLKIPIICVVIGEGGSGGALALGVGNRTLMLENSVYSVISPEGCAAILWSNAEKVEDAAEALGITPKYLLDIGLIDEIVKEPLGGAHRDHDKAAHILRRVLRRHLMELGRMSPRELVEHRRGRFRRMGDLAVTI
- a CDS encoding tetratricopeptide repeat protein, whose product is MNLGKISSYFGEGTTLRGSLKFKGVLRFDGDFEGDVITEDTFIVGETGKVKAGLKVGNLYNFGRIVGDVDAGKGVSLHSNSSLEGNVKTPSLVTEEWAFFQGSCAMPFRERPAPQEKQSGGAKTVTASEFTSPLETGSAPEGEISALSFFLPDKKWLMGGGVIFVILALWVIFSGDGGSKEGDVASQAETEQSTQPQQAGVEQQASGAMSAVSEQDIARLKKEIERGAKTAEPYLTLSRIYLDKKGYKDSIQTLEQGVASLPNNEEIRLLLAQILHRTGREKDALKHFVTVAQINPNSPEALNNVAFQKVDGASLNQAGELFRKALDKDPANFRARLGMAIVYSKQEENEKAVNECQNILKEADDYAPAQNRLAWIFAKQGINLPEALKLSEKSLSIFDNIPEYLDTLSEVHYRNGNYEEAVNTIKKAIALVPNDPYYKRQLFKFQRSLKG